The following coding sequences lie in one Saccopteryx bilineata isolate mSacBil1 chromosome 5, mSacBil1_pri_phased_curated, whole genome shotgun sequence genomic window:
- the C5H2orf88 gene encoding small membrane A-kinase anchor protein isoform X1 — protein sequence MKIFRTRRATGDEACLLKSFSVTVKGPKNSLPSPSASSRVYSHNWLASYWLPRLKEKISVSQSEVAALILHLSRFHLMPAIVSSSIIAGREWQSTH from the exons GACAAGGAGGGCTACTGGAGATGAAGCATGCTTACTGAAGTCCTTCTCTGTTACAGTTAAAGGACCTAAAAACAGCTTACCATCACCTTCAGCATCCAGCAG GGTCTACAGCCACAACTGGCTTGCTTCTTATTGGCTTCCCCGACTGAAGGAAAAGATTTCAGTATCTCAGTCTGAAGTAGCTGCCCTCATCCTTCATCTTTCAAGATTCCATCTCATGCCTGCCATCGTCTCCTCTTCTATCATTGCGG GCCGTGAATGGCAATCCACTCACTGA